The sequence cagaaaacagaatcgaaaagaaaatattggacgtggtgaacttgTATATGAGAGGCTAGGAGTCTGACTCAATTCCTTGGCTCTACGATTCTCagtatagtgttcacagtccagggaataCGAGCTTATTATCACCgcgagcgggagcgtaggtggtAGGCCTGATTTTTTTTGGCCCAATTCTATTCCCGAGATCCCAacgaaatgattttttttaaaatatcgaTTCTGTGAGATCTGAATCCGTAACCCTTAACCTGTTTTCGAGTCGGTATGATATTGAATGATTTTATTTGACGACATCAGGCAGGTAAGGGTATAAGGAGATGTTGATTGTAATGGTAAATTACTTGTTCGAGTTATATTTACCTGATTTACATATACAAGTTTTTCTAATCTGTTTTATGATTTGAAAGGTGCCAAGATTGATATGTGTTGATATGTTATAtacatgtctttcatactgggattattctcaccggagttatccggctggtgttttgcttgtatgtgtgcattgcatcaggttgaagagtaAGCGAGTGGACTTGACTGGGAAGCGAAAGATTGAGAGATTAGCGTGGAGACTCAGGTGttagaagaagtttatgttttgtCAAACATGTTATATTTAGATTCCAATGTTTTGATGTTGAAACATTGATTGGGACTTTAATATCTTTTCATGTTTTGATGTTGTATTAAAGCTTGAGACTAGCTTTTAATTTAGAAGTTTATGTTGTTGCTACAATTGAAGTTTAGTTGAGATACTTATGTAGATTCTACATGTAAACTTAAGATTGTTTATATGAAAAGTGGGAACTCTACTTGTTGTAGCGTTTTATGATGTGGCTTTATGCTTCTAGTTTGATGTTATTTTAGGGGAGTTGGCATGAACATGTTTCATTCCCTTGGATAGGAGTCAAGAATTATGAGCATGCTATTGTTTGTTTTATACTTGGATTTAGTAGCATGTTAAGACTCTTATTGGTATTGGTATATCATGGTAGCTTGTATGAGACTCATGTTAGCATAGATATATCTTGTTTAAATGTCTTGTTTATATGGCTTGGAAAGAGTTAGACAGCAACaacagattttatttttttctgcacaaagcattctcgctcgatcggtgaactttgaccgatcgagcgaggccttgttTTCTTCGGCAGAAAGTTGCTGAGtttgttctcgctcgatcggtgaattattatcgatcgagcgaggccatgtaTTTTGCAGGCAGAGTTTTGCTGCATTTGTGCTTGCTCGATCTGTGaactcttaccgatcgagcgaggttttgattttttttttaaaaaaaaatttattccttTAATTGCATGTTCTTAATTCATGTATTAGATTAAAGGtttattatttgatcttgtATTAATAGTTATGATCTGAGAGATTAGTGCCCGAGTCCTCAcaactaacctggttcggcggtcgTCAGAATAATCTAGAGAATCAAACAGCTGGTCTATGTcttccaaccaactttcacagtcaaccGGATTTTCAGTGCCCTTCAAAGTCGGCGgcttgaacgactgaaacctattcagcaaggtttccattggATTCACTGTCGCATCCATCTGATCAACCccagtactaccctgatcagTAGTAGGAGTTACTACCGGTCGTCTCCTGATCAACACTattcgaggtgccatctgataatcaagagGTTTGGACACAAAGATACCTCAATCTCTATCATTCGGTGCCTTCCACCTCTCAGGAATTCGGATCCAATCGAGAACCAACAATTTATATatcaagtagtccatgctttataaattaaatcacataactcatgtaatttaattaattctcaatcaataaagcatgctcgcaggatatttaataaatcaattaaataactcaaacacatgcgagaattcaattcatgcggactcgatctatcccgctcactctaattcagtccaagaatcttatcgctctgataccatttaatgtgaggcctcggttctaaacatctaatctcggttAAAAAATCATTAATCAAACAAGATCCAAGAATTAAAAGCAATCaaggaatttttttaaaaaaaaaggggtgcgctcggtctgctaaaaactgcagaccGGACGCCTCCAAAATCACAGCCCTACTGTTCTGCTCAacggggggtgcgctcggtctgctaaaaatagCAGATCGGTCGCCCCCTGCACCAGAACAAAAAAACAGAAAAACGATTTCCAACTCAAACAAAAATCCATTccaaacataaacatgcattaaaaccTCAATCCAATCAACATGCATAAACCAATAAAAGGTaattctagagttatacaatctcaactaGAAGAACATGTTTCAGTTTAGTTTATCCAATACACAATAACTCataacgagttcgaatacaatctaagttcgattacatattcgacttttACAACaacaagtcctcacttctatcaactcacccacctagccatgcggtctctgactcggtcctgccccacctgttgccaagttcacatacaaacaaagacaacagccggataaatccggtgaaAAATGATATTTCcaataaaagagactaacataaAATATCAcgtaaacatatcaaatcatgacatatatcaacttccacatcatatatcaaatcaaTTCAAGTGCGGAAtaaaaatgatatgcatgacttcaaaatctCTAGattatcaactctgataatcaaaatGCATTTCGTCTCTTCtttcttcggttgggatcccaaggataaaGTATCAAAACAACACCGAACTCACCTTTCGAGGTGGAGGATGTAtacttcaatcctctagactccggagAATTATAGGGAGATCAATCTGCAATTATAGTAAATCGCCTAAAAATCCACTGAACTATAATCCCtgaacgtctaattcaaaatgaaaacaatcatttggctcaatatgaatgcatatgaattctAATGCATTCAATCATAATTTAAATAGTTCAcaaaaacatgcaagtatgtgatttctccgaaaccctcgaatcaagtcggattcgagttaatcattTCATTCAAGtgtaagtcgtcttatacctcttctctaaagtcgatgctccaacctgaaaacaacaacaatatactcattcagattcaatcaaacttcctcgatcgataaaaaaaaaaatcgatactataccggcttcgATCTTCAAAACTGTTCAAAGTTGCAATCTCGCAAATCCATTGGCTTCAAACCAATCTATCAAAGAGGTCATAAAGATCAATATCGGCATTCAATTGTTCAATCAAACATCGTTCAATCAAAACaacgaaacgatatccaaacttcaaactgatggcgtaacggctatattctgatcaaaccggaaatacagacagcagtacaatatcGATACCAACTCAAAACAACTtccatatcatcaaaacaactAAAATCAACCAAATCTCAACACTCCAATTCTCGAAAAtcacttcaaaaatcataacaatttcgaatGACGCTCTAtctcaaaaccgactgagaataaacgatctcTACTAGTCCAAGAACAATATACTCGAAACtcattcgattctaacaacatccgaaaaatagaatgtatgtgattgtagaaaaacttacgatagaacgaagctctcgcagccgtgatcgttaatctgccttcagaaataaattctaacggacggatcgaactcggaaagaaatctggaagcttggaagctCACGTTGGTTCTTCAATGGAGTCTTTGGCGTGTTGGGGAAGAGAGAATGGAGGAGACCAAGTcaaatcccttataaatatctaacaaagtccaaaattgcattttagtccctgaaattttcaaaatttgcaaaaagaaccctgatcaaaattaagTCGGCTCATGAACTCTATAATTTCCAATTAACTCAATTaagttcaattaagataaaattggggCGTTACATCAACTGAACCAAACTAAAAATTTTGGAGATCAACTGCTATAATAATTTGAAGTGATAAGTTTATGTAGTAGTTTCGCTTCCCCCATTCGATCCCAACAATTATATTGGTCCACAATCTTCATTAAATCATAATCAAACATTAAAGTAGCTCGATTTCTCTaagatacatacatatatatatatatatatatatatatatatataactactaataataatattttacattattaaaaaaataattttcagaatttataaataaataaattttttttaaaaatggggAAACCCTGACCATTGACCAGAGTGTCCGGATCCGGAACCGTGATTGTGATAAAAATGGAAGACAGCGGCGAACCTGAAAGCCACCGGCAGCCGCCGCACACTTCATCGTTTCACATCGAGATACCTTCTTACGAGGAGGTGGTACAGCCCACCACTGCCGACCATTCCCTCTTCAATCCTTCGTCTTCCTTTTCCCAGGCCTTCAATTTCGTCAAGAACTCAGAATTCTACTCCGCCCCGGCTCCTCCGCCGCCGTATCAATCTCCCTCAGCCGTCCCGAGGTGGTCTCTTGTCCTCTGTCCcacccacacacacacattctTTTTTGATTGAGACTTGTTATTATGGCTGATTGTATTTTCAATTCTGGGTTTTTAGGGGGATTGGACTATCGGAAGTTCCATCCACATCTGCTTCGGCTCCTGTTCCTAGTCGAAATTGCATCCTTGTTAGCCATAGACAGGTATATGTTTATTGCATATTGTTACTAGTGGCATTTTGTAAAGTCCGTTGCTTTCGTCTCCATTTAACACATAGATGTATTCTTAGGTAATTGGAGCTCTTTTATGCTAGGACTAGGATAATGCCTTTTATGCTAATTAAACCTGCTACAAATTTAACTTACTGAAGTAGCTGATAAATTTGTCTTCTTTCACCAGCATACTACATTTTGTTCTGTTGTACTTTTGAGTTTGATGGGAGTGCTCTTTAGTAGTTAGAGAAGATTGGTGGCtataattaacaaaaaaatgtaAGTTCTTGGCCGCATGCCTATGCATTTGCAGCTTATAAATGTGTTTGAAGGGCATTTTTTTaacaataatattattttcCGGAACCTAACTTGTTTctgaaatttcaaaatcaaataacttTGAATTTTTTGCTTCGATGTTTGGTGGGATATTTTTTGTAGTTCCCTAAAACTTTTGAGGGATTCAAGTCATCTTCACTTCAAAAAAGTTTCAGTGTGTTTAATTGTTTTTGCTTTTTCGTGCAGAAGGGAAACCCATTGCTGAAGCATATAAGGAATGTGCGATGGGCTTTTGCTGATATTATTTGTGATTATTTGATGGGACAAAGTTCTTGTGCTCTTTATTTGAGGTTGGAATGTTAAATTCTCAATTGATAGGATTTTTACATTGTATAGATCAACTAATCTAATCATTATCGTACTGGTGGAGAATCTAGAGATTTGGATTATTTTCTCCACTTTTGGACGAGAGTTGAGATAGACACCTTCTTTTATTATCGCATTATCTGGGAAAGCCTAGGAACTTGATGGACACTTATAACAATTTCCCTTGATATGATGATGAGGGATGTGAGTTTTATTGCAAGATATGCTTGTAAGATTATGAGCTCCTCTTTTTGCACTCAGTAACTGTCGACAAGGAAAATGGAAGTAGTTTTGAGGTTCACATGTTTAGTAATTTTAATGTCACTTTCATATTCTTCGAAATCTATACTGTTGAAGTCTGTTGATTAAGTTTTGTTTTAACAATATTACTCTGCAAATCGCTGATATGATTCAAGAATTTACTTTAGTGACTAGGGGATACCGCCTCATTCATTCTTCTACTTGGGTGGTATACTTTATCCTAAGGAACAACCGTTGgtccaaaatctcaaatttaCACTTGGTTTGGGTCTTTTCTTCTATCACCCATGGGATTAGCCATTTCCCCATTTCTAACTGATGCAGGAACGAACCGAACCTGTAATCTAACCTTAAAACCTTTTTAACTGATGAAATTAGTTCAATTTTTTATGAGAGCAGAAGCAGGATGCATACACATCAATTTGATTTGTGTTCCTACTTCCTTCCCTGAGGTTGCTTGCTTTGAGTTTTGAGTGCTAGTCTTGgtttttttgtttagacatgAAGAAAATTTATAGTTCAAACTCATCATgtgataaatattttagatttgtAAGTTGCTGTCTGTAATAATTAGGTTTTTAATTACCTTGTAGTATTTTGTAAAAACAAGTTAATTAAAAACTTTAAATGTATAGCTTTATGATGGTTCAGTTCTTTCTTTAATCTTTTTAAAATGTTTGCTTGTTagttcaattttaaattttaatacatGATATTGTCTTTCTCAAAATTGAACTTTTTCAGATACTAAGATACTAGCAGTTGTTATCCTAAATTTTGTCTAAAAGGTTCCCCCGGTTGGAGTTCATTTCTTTACCTCATACTTCTATCCTTTGAAGGATTGCTTCAATCCTTGTTTTTTATTCAACATGTTTAGAGATTTAAGTAGACAATCTACTTCTTTGAGCAATTCCTGATGCTTCAATCTCTCAAATGAACGGTTACACATCCCGTTGAAATGAAAAGGGGCAGTGTATTTCAGGCCATGCAGATTGAGACATTCTGTTACGATTCAAACCACAAAACACAAGCAAAACCAGTATCAAAGGAGAATAAAAGGAAATAGAATGTCACAATGTATGACATTCAgtaaatacaataaaatttgtaaaaaaaatgacCTATCCTCACAAGGATAATGGCGCCCCTTAAAGTgtataaaatcttcaaaaaaaaaaaactctcccTAGCAAAGGCTTTCAAAACCATCATAAAATTCACACTGCGAAATAACTCACACATGTTTATTCCACATACTTTCTATTTGGATCCAGCCCACTATTACCCATAAACCCAAGCCCACTATTACCCGAAAAAACTAACACAGTCACTTTAATGTCCATCTGTTGATGCATTTTGTTAGCAAATTGATTCTCTTCTGCGGCTCTTGCCATGGAAGTTAACAAATATCTTAAGTGGTTTCTATTTTGACAGTCTACGGTATCATCTACTGCATCCAGACTACCTATATTTTCGGATTAGAGAACTGCAAAAAAACTTCAAGCTTTGTGTTGTTTTGTGCCATGTTGATGTGGTAAGTTTTTTTTGGTAAATTATCAATCATAGAACATAAATCACTCTCTGGTTCTCAGATGCTTTCACTTTTGTTACCAGGAAGATGTTGTTAAGCCCTTGCTTGAAGTCACAAAAACAGCTCTACTTCATGACTGCACTCTTTTATGCGGCTGGAGGTATCATTTTGCATATTTGATGCATTTCAAAGATTTTTTTGACCGATGTGATGAGATTTTAAAAGATTAGATTACTATTGAGAGAAATGTGTGTGAGAGTGTCTCTTAAACCAAGAGATGGAGAGAAAAACTGGTAGTTTTTACTTTTCAAAGTGTTGTATTGGATGTTAAGGGAAATTGATTATTGAAAGGTTTTTGcaagtttaatttttatttacggGTGGAGAGAAAAGATATTAGTGATTTTTTCTTGAACTTGGTTCAATTGTCCTGTGAAAGCATTGAAATAAGCAACTTCATTTGCTATGCCAATCTGATATCCAACTATCCAAGTGATACCAAGTGTCTGTAGCTGACCATTTCTTGGCTTTATCATTTAGCCTAGAGGAATGTGGCCGTTACCTGGAGACTATTAAAGTATATGAAAACAAACCAGCAGATCTTATCCAGGGACAAATGGATATGGACTATCTGTCACGggtatatatttgtatatattttggtTTATCGATGAACTTTGTTGCTTATTACGTACACCAAATAATATCTGACCATTATATATAcaataataattgaaatattAACTCTAGAAGATTTAAGAGCTACCTCATTGAAATCACGTGACCACATTTGATTTCTCCAATATAGTTGAATCATGCACTCACAGCAGTACGTCATGTTAACAAAACGGATGTTGTTACTCTGGGGTCAACATTTGGGGTAAGCCTGTGATTTGTCTTTAAATGTTGACTGCATACTGCGGGTTGTGTTCCTGTTTTGTGCTGAGCCAAATTTTACTACTTCCAGTCTCTTTCTCATATCATGGACGCATCAATGGAAGATTTAGCGCGTTGCCCTGGCATAGGAGAAAGAAAGGTATTCATTCCTTGACGCGTTTTGTACTTCTACTTCAAAAAATATATCACAAATTCACAGGTTTTGTAGTGTGGATCTTGCACATCCCACAAGTTgctgtattttttaaaatacttatAATTTAGAAATAAACTTTAGATTCTTATTTGTCCCGTCCATTTGTTTTGGAGAATTTGTGATCATATCGTGCTTCACCTAATGTGAAGATCAATTAACCATCCGTTAAATCCGAGccttattttgaaatttttgccCGTCATCAGGTGAAACGGTTGTATGATACTTTCCATGAGCCATTCAAACGTGTAGCTCCTGCTCCCAACATCGCAACTCCTATAAAAAATCCAAGCGACCACATTTCTGAACCTAAACCCGCATCTGTGAGTGAGGTCGAGAAGGAAGTCCCAGATGCCAGGAAACAGAGAAAAACGGTAGCTGAAACAAGTGTAAGATCGGCCTTGGAGGCTGCGTTTGCCAAGTATTCGGGAAAGAACAAAAAAAGGAAGCAGGGTAACATAGAAGAGGAGAATTTTGCTGGCAAGAAACGAGACGATAGTGGAGAATTCACAACTTAGTTTTGATGCCACCTACATTTTCCCTTTTTAATTGTGGTAGCTCTTACTTTTAAATTTTCTGTATTTTATCCATCAAATATCTATGAATACATAATCTGAAAAGTATATCTTTCGAGGAGTATTCATTTACAATTGCACCTTGTATTTATTCTTAGTCGAcaaaatcacattttgattGGGCCTGGGGGAACCCGCCAAGTACAACTACTGAAACTTGAGATGAGGATCCCTCGGTATCTTGAAGAAATCTTCATGATGCGTccaattcaaaataaataaataaataaataaaaagagaaaactGTAATTTAGGTACGAAATGTTTAtcattttgcgatttcgattctctatgttttcaaattttagttttagttctGTATGTTCAAATATTTGGTAATTTGtcatttttcttcgaaaatgcttgcgtgacactatacacgtcagtTCTACATCAGCATTGCATCGATGTCGTATCCGTGTCACATCGAAAAAATggctaaaattgtcaaaaaaaacaaaaaaagtgGACTAAAACTtgaatctgaaaatataaagaacCGATATcgcaaagtgataaacatatacgaccaaaaaaacaatttttcgtAAATAAAAACTACATATAAGTTTGTTAAATAAAATCGTGCAAAGAGCCAAACTtatcaaaatgatttttttaaagaatgttGTACTTGACGGGtttattatcaaaataatttctGACCTTTTTCATTATTAAATTATGACTATgtgacttaaaaataataattgttttACAATTATTATACATCTAACCACTTCCCTTTTCAACTGTCTGCATTCATATGAAATTGATACTGATACATAACTATGACGTTCTAGAAATTATTCGTAGCATACGACATTTTATAAGTCTATATATGTGAGATGCAAAATGGTACAAGGTTGTCGAGTAATGAGTATCATgtctatatgtatatatacactATAAAAAGTTTGAAGGTTAAACGAAAAGTTTTATGATGTGACATATCAAAAAGTTTACTTTCGAGCATATATATTGCATGAGTACCATTAGTAAAATTATTggtaatattataaaattttaaaaaaaccaatTCAATATTTTATTCTAAAATCAGTATATGAAATTAAGTTGGAAAAATTAAAGTCTACGTCCACAACAATTATACGTACGTCGTGCTTTCTAAACCATGAATTAATGCCTCTCGTTTGCTACCGAATATTctctaaaattttcaattattttattcCATCAAAAATATACTTGTAAAGttatgaatatatttatatattaaattaaagttGAGTAAGTTATGTAATCAAttcaaatttcataaataaataatctatttTTTTATAGTAGATTAACTAGCTATAACACATAAGATAACAAATTAATCTTAAAAATGATGTTTATTCAGGAGTTATAAAATGACACAATAAATTGTATATTTTAACTAATCGTGAAACAACTAAATTAAACTAATacgaataatatatatatataattatactattcattttgaaattaataATAACAGAATAAGATTAAGAAAAACTGTATATGAGTCAAAGTTATAtggtagtgtttgcaacttctaaaaataagtgatttagtcagaaaatctccaaaatatcacttatttttagagtttGTAAACAATTAATAACTATATATATAACGTTGCTAAAATTTAATTTAGTCTGGTTCCTCGTTTTAATCTCACTTTTCCTACTATGAATATGAATCAAATACGTGATTTTGGTTCTCATCGATCGAGTATTTACAATTTTATCGAAATTTATAACTCATGATTATAACATTGTAAATCAATGTTTTAAACCGTATGATATTTGAAAGACAACATTTCAATATATAGCT comes from Henckelia pumila isolate YLH828 chromosome 4, ASM3356847v2, whole genome shotgun sequence and encodes:
- the LOC140864211 gene encoding DNA excision repair protein ERCC-1, producing the protein MEDSGEPESHRQPPHTSSFHIEIPSYEEVVQPTTADHSLFNPSSSFSQAFNFVKNSEFYSAPAPPPPYQSPSAVPRGIGLSEVPSTSASAPVPSRNCILVSHRQKGNPLLKHIRNVRWAFADIICDYLMGQSSCALYLSLRYHLLHPDYLYFRIRELQKNFKLCVVLCHVDVEDVVKPLLEVTKTALLHDCTLLCGWSLEECGRYLETIKVYENKPADLIQGQMDMDYLSRLNHALTAVRHVNKTDVVTLGSTFGSLSHIMDASMEDLARCPGIGERKVKRLYDTFHEPFKRVAPAPNIATPIKNPSDHISEPKPASVSEVEKEVPDARKQRKTVAETSVRSALEAAFAKYSGKNKKRKQGNIEEENFAGKKRDDSGEFTT